One window of Diabrotica undecimpunctata isolate CICGRU chromosome 8, icDiaUnde3, whole genome shotgun sequence genomic DNA carries:
- the Best1 gene encoding bestrophin-4 isoform X1, which translates to MTVTYNADVATVHGLGPFLKLLGRWRGSLYKLVWLDLLLFLAIYYGLNIIYRFILDDSGQVIFQNIVQYCDDYANLIPLSFVLGFYVTVVMNRWWSQYRAIPHPDPVAVFVSATVHGHDERGRVMRRTIMRYMCLCVTMVFTMISPRVKKRFPTLDHFVEAGLLQPSEKDIMSDLNVKFPKYSKHWLPLVWASSIVTRARKEGRIRDDFAVKTIIDEINKFRGQCGLLITYDHINIPLVYTQVVTLAVYSYFITNIMAHQWTKDNKYKFDLYFPIFTTLQFFFYIGWLKVAESMINPFGDDDDDFEVNWMVDRNLQVSYLIVDEIHHDHPELVKDQYWDEVFPQELPYTEAARAIRDTHPLPSTANIATRPQDLELNTPHNVLYPGTKMDDMQSYATGLDGGPITFSAKPRPRSFRSRGSQSSLIGKSVPDSMSRQNSVTNMLKRFFSKDESKTDAKVEANELNNLVPQSFPKPAGSIKKITDDVIEEVDEQQTITSQRSFKESRPTVMSLFGPPSPSTPIDVPHSNSFHTLDPNVYDPFGHISTSAPTASHEGNDDPDKVSIGGSVTDDDDDDFSRLRKVREEERLSRIKQSLSKSLGSKPEELEIMLCRQISEVPSTVPSTPTPKTPASTTSTIF; encoded by the exons ATGGCGAGGCAGTCTCTACAAATTAGTATGGCTCGACTTACTACTATTCTTAGCTATATACTATGGTTTAAATATAATATACAGATTTATATTAGATGACTCTGGACAAGT gattttccAGAATATCGTTCAATACTGTGATGATTACGCGAATTTGATACCTTTATCGTTCGTGTTAGGTTTTTATGTCACCGTCGTGATGAACAGATGGTGGAGTCAATACAGGGCGATTCCACATCCGGATCCAGTAGCCGTATTTGTTAGCGCCACTGTACATGGGCAC GATGAACGTGGTAGGGTAATGAGAAGAACTATCATGCGGTACATGTGTCTATGTGTCACGATGGTATTCACGATGATCTCTCCTAGAGTTAAGAAACGTTTTCCTACTTTAGATCATTTCGTAGAGGCTGGTTTACTCCAACCCAGTGAGAAAGATATCATGTCTGATCTTAATGTTAAATTTCCGAAGTATTCAAAGCACTG GTTGCCTTTAGTTTGGGCCTCCAGCATAGTCACCAGAGCCCGCAAAGAAGGTCGGATCAGAGACGATTTCGCGGTTAAAACGATCATAGACGAAATCAATAAATTTCGAGGACAATGTGGACTGCTGATAACCTATGATCACATTAACATTCCATTAGTTTACACTCAG gtagtaACTTTAGCTGTATATAGTTATTTCATTACGAATATAATGGCCCACCAATGGACCAAGGATAACAAATACAAATTCGATTTGTATTTTCCAATTTTTACTACTTTACAATTTTTCTTTTACATCGGCTGGTTGAAAGTGGCCGAATCGATGATTAACCCTTTCGGGGATGATGACGATGATTTCGAAGTAAATTGGATGGTAGACAGAAATCTTCAG GTATCGTATTTAATAGTTGACGAAATTCACCACGATCACCCAGAACTAGTAAAAGACCAGTACTGGGATGAAGTTTTCCCACAAGAATTGCCTTACACAGAAGCCGCTCGTGCCATCAGAGATACCCATCCGTTACCTTCTACCGCTAATATAGCAACCAGGCCGCAAGACCTAGAACTTAATACACCTCACAACGTTCTGTATCCGGGAACTAAAATGGATGATATGCAGTCGTACGCGACGGGGTTGGATGGGGGTCCCATAACGTTTTCCGCGAAGCCAAGGCCACGTTCGTTTAGATCAAGGGGATCCCAGAGTTCCTTGATCGGAAAATCTGTACCTG atTCAATGTCCAGACAAAATTCGGTGACGAATATGTTAAAAAGGTTTTTCAGCAAAGACGAAAGCAAGACTGATGCCAAAGTAGAGGCGAACGAGTTGAACAACTTAGTACCACAGTCTTTTCCAAAGCCAGCTGGAAGCATAAAAAAGATAACAGATGATGTTATTGAAGAG GTTGATGAACAACAAACAATTACGTCCCAAAGGTCATTTAAAGAATCTCGGCCAACGGTTATGAGCTTATTTGGTCCCCCATCACCTTCTACGCCTATAGATGTTCCTCATTCAAATAGTTTTCACACATT agATCCTAACGTATACGATCCCTTTGGACATATATCTACATCAGCTCCAACTGCATCACATGAAGGTAACGACGATCCAGATAAAGTTAGCATTGGAGGATCCGTTACGGATGACGATGATGACGACTTTTCCAGACTGAGGAAGGTCCGAGAGGAAGAACGTTTAAGCCG gatAAAACAAAGTTTGTCCAAGTCACTAGGCAGCAAACCAGAAGAGCTAGAGATAATGCTTTGCCGACAGATATCAGAAGTTCCTTCTACAGTTCCATCCACGCCTACACCAAAAACACCAGCTTCGACTACCTCCACCATTTTTTGA
- the Best1 gene encoding bestrophin-4 isoform X2 — MTVTYNADVATVHGLGPFLKLLGRWRGSLYKLVWLDLLLFLAIYYGLNIIYRFILDDSGQVIFQNIVQYCDDYANLIPLSFVLGFYVTVVMNRWWSQYRAIPHPDPVAVFVSATVHGHDERGRVMRRTIMRYMCLCVTMVFTMISPRVKKRFPTLDHFVEAGLLQPSEKDIMSDLNVKFPKYSKHWLPLVWASSIVTRARKEGRIRDDFAVKTIIDEINKFRGQCGLLITYDHINIPLVYTQVVTLAVYSYFITNIMAHQWTKDNKYKFDLYFPIFTTLQFFFYIGWLKVAESMINPFGDDDDDFEVNWMVDRNLQVSYLIVDEIHHDHPELVKDQYWDEVFPQELPYTEAARAIRDTHPLPSTANIATRPQDLELNTPHNVLYPGTKMDDMQSYATGLDGGPITFSAKPRPRSFRSRGSQSSLIGKSVPDSMSRQNSVTNMLKRFFSKDESKTDAKVEANELNNLVPQSFPKPAGSIKKITDDVIEEVDEQQTITSQRSFKESRPTVMSLFGPPSPSTPIDVPHSNSFHTLDPNVYDPFGHISTSAPTASHEGNDDPDKVSIGGSVTDDDDDDFSRLRKVREEERLSRLNLFLQHDHE; from the exons ATGGCGAGGCAGTCTCTACAAATTAGTATGGCTCGACTTACTACTATTCTTAGCTATATACTATGGTTTAAATATAATATACAGATTTATATTAGATGACTCTGGACAAGT gattttccAGAATATCGTTCAATACTGTGATGATTACGCGAATTTGATACCTTTATCGTTCGTGTTAGGTTTTTATGTCACCGTCGTGATGAACAGATGGTGGAGTCAATACAGGGCGATTCCACATCCGGATCCAGTAGCCGTATTTGTTAGCGCCACTGTACATGGGCAC GATGAACGTGGTAGGGTAATGAGAAGAACTATCATGCGGTACATGTGTCTATGTGTCACGATGGTATTCACGATGATCTCTCCTAGAGTTAAGAAACGTTTTCCTACTTTAGATCATTTCGTAGAGGCTGGTTTACTCCAACCCAGTGAGAAAGATATCATGTCTGATCTTAATGTTAAATTTCCGAAGTATTCAAAGCACTG GTTGCCTTTAGTTTGGGCCTCCAGCATAGTCACCAGAGCCCGCAAAGAAGGTCGGATCAGAGACGATTTCGCGGTTAAAACGATCATAGACGAAATCAATAAATTTCGAGGACAATGTGGACTGCTGATAACCTATGATCACATTAACATTCCATTAGTTTACACTCAG gtagtaACTTTAGCTGTATATAGTTATTTCATTACGAATATAATGGCCCACCAATGGACCAAGGATAACAAATACAAATTCGATTTGTATTTTCCAATTTTTACTACTTTACAATTTTTCTTTTACATCGGCTGGTTGAAAGTGGCCGAATCGATGATTAACCCTTTCGGGGATGATGACGATGATTTCGAAGTAAATTGGATGGTAGACAGAAATCTTCAG GTATCGTATTTAATAGTTGACGAAATTCACCACGATCACCCAGAACTAGTAAAAGACCAGTACTGGGATGAAGTTTTCCCACAAGAATTGCCTTACACAGAAGCCGCTCGTGCCATCAGAGATACCCATCCGTTACCTTCTACCGCTAATATAGCAACCAGGCCGCAAGACCTAGAACTTAATACACCTCACAACGTTCTGTATCCGGGAACTAAAATGGATGATATGCAGTCGTACGCGACGGGGTTGGATGGGGGTCCCATAACGTTTTCCGCGAAGCCAAGGCCACGTTCGTTTAGATCAAGGGGATCCCAGAGTTCCTTGATCGGAAAATCTGTACCTG atTCAATGTCCAGACAAAATTCGGTGACGAATATGTTAAAAAGGTTTTTCAGCAAAGACGAAAGCAAGACTGATGCCAAAGTAGAGGCGAACGAGTTGAACAACTTAGTACCACAGTCTTTTCCAAAGCCAGCTGGAAGCATAAAAAAGATAACAGATGATGTTATTGAAGAG GTTGATGAACAACAAACAATTACGTCCCAAAGGTCATTTAAAGAATCTCGGCCAACGGTTATGAGCTTATTTGGTCCCCCATCACCTTCTACGCCTATAGATGTTCCTCATTCAAATAGTTTTCACACATT agATCCTAACGTATACGATCCCTTTGGACATATATCTACATCAGCTCCAACTGCATCACATGAAGGTAACGACGATCCAGATAAAGTTAGCATTGGAGGATCCGTTACGGATGACGATGATGACGACTTTTCCAGACTGAGGAAGGTCCGAGAGGAAGAACGTTTAAGCCG cttaaatttatttttgcaaCACGACCACGAGTAA